The Armatimonadota bacterium genomic interval TCGCTAAGATGGCTGAGGATCTTCTAGTCCGTGCTTGAGTCTCGTCAACGTGTGAGCCATTTCTTTCTGTCTGGACCTTTCCATTTCTTTAACCAGTTGAGCGAGATCGTCCCCAGCTTCGCTTCGAGTCATAAAAAGGGTTGTTCTTTCTCTCGCTCTTGAAGCTTGCACATACGAGATCTCTCTGTCTTGCATATTCCCCCCAACGAGGACGAAAGCCTCCTTCGTTGTAGCTCCTTGAGCCTTGTGCGTTGTCGCCGCGTAACCCAATGAAATGTCTGGCATCGCAATCGTCTCGAAGCTCACTTTTTCACCCGAATCCAGGCTCACCGACATCCTTTCTCCATCGCCAGAGATTCCGACAATCGTGCCACGTTCTCCGTTGACGACTCCCAGCGTCTTGTGATTTTTTGTGAAGATCACTCGGTCACCGACATGCATTATTTCATCGTTGAATTCAATTCCTTGCTCTTCGATTTCCTTATCCTTCTTCCTTTCATCTTGAGCGAGCCTGTTTAGCTCACGAACTTCAAGTCGTGTAGAGGCAATGATGAGAGATTCTTTCAGGGGAAGATCGGCCTGTCTCCACGATTTTATTAATTCAGTCATCGCGTCGTACTTGGTTTCGGAGATCTTGAGAAGACCACGAGACGCAAAGGCATTGACGGCCTCTTTCGTATTTCCATCCGCCATGTCTTTGACTGCCTGACGTGCCCACGGGTCATGTTGTCTCCGAATGTCATTCAGCTCTGCCCTTCCAAACCTGGCGCCTAATTCCATGAACGGCGCTCCAGGACCGATAGGTTGCAATTGTCGCTCGTCTCCGACAAGAACTAATTTGGCGCCAACTCTCTGAGCAAAACTCACCAATTTCTCAAGGTCAGGAGTCGCAACCATTCCAGCCTCATCGACAACAAGCACCGTATCTGCTTTAATTTCGCTGCGATTGTTGGCAATTTCGTGAAGGTGCTTTGCTATGGTCGTAGATCGGATCATCGCTCCTGCTCCAAGCTCGCCTGCGGCTCGTGCAGCAAGTGCGGCTCCCAATACCGTAAACCCTTGCGCCTCCCATGCCTGACGGGCAACGTCGAGCATTCGCGTTTTTCCAGTTCCTGCCATTCCAGAACTCAAGGCCACTGCTCCTGTCTCAACCGCGATATGCCAAACCGCTTTCATTTGTTCCTCGCTGAGTTCACCGTTGACGGATAAGATTTTTACTCCTATATCAGGCGAA includes:
- the mobF gene encoding MobF family relaxase — translated: MSAMSGGQAGYYLGLAREDYYLEGGEPPGVWFGQGAETLGLVGEVEPDHLYNLFDGLSPSGDRMLVQLQQHEGKAEHRPGWDLTFSAPKSVSVLWSQASDEIKKVIQEAHFWAVKESLSYLQDVAGLTRRGKGGRQMESAGLAVACFEHSTSRALDPQLHTHALVMNIGVREDGTTGTVSSLPLFLHKMTAGALYRAELSARLESDLGVEIERQKTWFEIAGVSKELVQFFSKRREAIEAEMSRRGVATAQGAAVAAIETRDAKEAISRAQLFEDWIRTGSEFGWSASQVERLLGSVIPARNKERELSETGILALAKITSEQAHFCEREFIRRVAEESQGRGIFAKDVRAKCSLDLQRSPDIIRLGLHGSEKRYTTKQMLLLEKSLLDKAEQMAENILHQVSPDIGVKILSVNGELSEEQMKAVWHIAVETGAVALSSGMAGTGKTRMLDVARQAWEAQGFTVLGAALAARAAGELGAGAMIRSTTIAKHLHEIANNRSEIKADTVLVVDEAGMVATPDLEKLVSFAQRVGAKLVLVGDERQLQPIGPGAPFMELGARFGRAELNDIRRQHDPWARQAVKDMADGNTKEAVNAFASRGLLKISETKYDAMTELIKSWRQADLPLKESLIIASTRLEVRELNRLAQDERKKDKEIEEQGIEFNDEIMHVGDRVIFTKNHKTLGVVNGERGTIVGISGDGERMSVSLDSGEKVSFETIAMPDISLGYAATTHKAQGATTKEAFVLVGGNMQDREISYVQASRARERTTLFMTRSEAGDDLAQLVKEMERSRQKEMAHTLTRLKHGLEDPQPS